A window of the Miscanthus floridulus cultivar M001 chromosome 14, ASM1932011v1, whole genome shotgun sequence genome harbors these coding sequences:
- the LOC136503222 gene encoding F-box/LRR-repeat protein At5g02910-like: MMDSSHATSCSGVGGHLSKLKDRALGHILSFLPAEEAARTALLSSRWCHVFGAVDTVSLEEPESLIPDYGDRGYYSPGWRPPSDPNVSPPFYSIVSAAIIARQRRRGTRSMIDDAAGSESNDDSVVLSSDSSDDDNETNWWPWVLRDYTTTRVIFSCAHLRSLSLSSCRLAPPDTISLPSLVTLLLSHISDPRSDVERLVAGCPRLTDLTLEACSTVTMLSIVSGAHLLRLALHYCHNLTAVAVDSLEL; the protein is encoded by the exons ATGATGGACAGCTCCCACGCAACATCGTGCTCCGGCGTCGGTGGCCACCTGAGCAAGCTAAAGGACCGTGCGCTCGGCcacatcctctccttcctcccggCTGAGGAGGCGGCGCGCACGGCGCTGCTGTCGTCGCGGTGGTGCCACGTTTTCGGTGCCGTCGACACCGTCTCCCTCGAGGAGCCAGAGAGCCTGATCCCTGACTACGGTGACCGCGGCTACTACTCCCCGGGGTGGCGCCCTCCCTCGGACCCCAACGTGTCGCCGCCCTTCTACAGCATCGTCAGCGCCGCGATCATCGCCCGCCAACGACGACGCGGCACG AGGTCAATGATCGATGATGCAGCGGGATCCGAGTCCAATGATGACAGCGTCGTCCTCTCCTCTGATTCCTCTGATGACGACAATGAGACGAACTGGTGGCCGTGGGTCCTACGAGACTACACCACGACAAGAGTGATCTTCTCCTGCGCCCACTTGCGGTCGCTCTCCCTTAGTTCCTGTCGGCTGGCCCCGCCCGACACCATTAGCCTACCATCCCTGGTGACACTGCTCCTGTCCCACATCTCCGACCCTAGGAGCGACGTGGAGCGGCTCGTCGCCGGCTGCCCACGCCTCACGGACCTGACGCTCGAGGCCTGTAGCACGGTGACCATGCTCTCCATCGTCAGCGGTGCTCACCTTCTTAGGCTAGCCCTCCACTATTGCCACAACCTAACGGCCGTCGCTGTCGACTCATTAGAGCTATAA